The following proteins are co-located in the Theropithecus gelada isolate Dixy chromosome 19, Tgel_1.0, whole genome shotgun sequence genome:
- the PVR gene encoding poliovirus receptor isoform X2 gives MARTMAAAWPPLLLALLALSWPPPGTGDIVVQAPTQVPGFLGDSVTLPCYLQVPGMEVTHVSQLTWSRHGESGSMAVFHQTQGPNYSEPKRLEFVAARLGTELRDASLRMFGLRVEDEGNYTCLFVTFPQGSRSVDIWLRVLAKPQNTAEVQKVQLTGKPVPVARCVSTGGRPPAHITWHSDLGGMPNTSQAPGFLSGTVTVTSLWILVPSSQVDGKSVTCKVEHESFEKPQLLTVNLTIYYPPEVSISGYDNNWYLSQNEATLTCDARSNPEPTGYNWSTTMGPLPPFAVAQGAQLLIRPVDKPINTTFICNVTNALGARQAELTVQVKEGPPSEHSGMSSNVIIFLILGIVILLTLLGIGLYFYRSRCSRNEHASASANGYISYSDVSREASSSQDPQTEGTR, from the exons ATGGCCCGAACCATGGCCGCCGCATGGCCTCCGCTGCTGCTGGCGCTACTGGCGCTGTCCTGGCCACCCCCGGGAACCG GGGACATCGTCGTGCAGGCGCCCACCCAGGTGCCCGGCTTCTTGGGCGACTCCGTGACGCTGCCCTGCTACCTACAGGTGCCCGGCATGGAGGTGACGCACGTGTCACAGCTGACTTGGTCGCGGCATGGTGAATCCGGCAGCATGGCCGTCTTCCACCAAACGCAGGGCCCCAACTATTCGGAGCCCAAACGGCTGGAATTCGTGGCCGCCAGACTGGGCACAGAGCTGCGGGATGCCTCACTGAGGATGTTCGGGTTGCGCGTCGAGGATGAAGGCAACTACACCTGCCTGTTCGTCACGTtcccacagggcagcaggagcgTGGATATCTGGCTCCGAGTGCTTG CCAAGCCCCAGAACACAGCTGAGGTTCAGAAGGTCCAGCTCACTGGAAAGCCGGTGCCCGTGGCCCGCTGCGTCTCCACAGGGGGTCGCCCGCCGGCCCACATCACCTGGCACTCAGACCTGGGCGGGATGCCCAATACCAGCCAGGCGCCAGGGTTCCTGTCTGGCACAGTCACTGTCACCAGCCTCTGGATTTTGGTGCCCTCAAGCCAGGTGGACGGCAAGAGTGTGACCTGCAAGGTGGAGCACGAGAGCTTTGAGAAGCCTCAGCTGCTGACTGTGAACCTCACCATCTACT ACCCCCCAGAGGTATCCATCTCTGGCTATGATAACAACTGGTACCTCAGCCAGAATGAGGCCACCCTGACCTGCGACGCTCGCAGCAACCCAGAGCCCACAGGCTACAACTGGAGCAC GACCATGGGTCCCCTGCCACCCTTCGCTGTGGCCCAGGGCGCCCAGCTCCTGATCCGTCCTGTGGACAAACCAATCAACACAACTTTCATCTGCAACGTCACCAATGCCCTAGGAGCTCGCCAGGCAGAACTGACCGTCCAGGTCAAAG AAGGACCTCCCAGTGAGCACTCAGGCATGTCCAGTAACGTCATCATCTTCCTGATTCTGGGAATCGTGATTCTTCTGACCCTCCTGGGGATCGGGCTTTATTTCTATCGGTCCAGATGTTCCC GTAATGAGCATGCCAGCGCCTCGGCTAATGGG TATATCTCCTATTCAGATGTGAGCAGAGAGGCCAGCTCTTCCCAGGATCCACAGACAGAGGGCACAAGGTGA
- the PVR gene encoding poliovirus receptor isoform X4, translating into MARTMAAAWPPLLLALLALSWPPPGTGDIVVQAPTQVPGFLGDSVTLPCYLQVPGMEVTHVSQLTWSRHGESGSMAVFHQTQGPNYSEPKRLEFVAARLGTELRDASLRMFGLRVEDEGNYTCLFVTFPQGSRSVDIWLRVLAKPQNTAEVQKVQLTGKPVPVARCVSTGGRPPAHITWHSDLGGMPNTSQAPGFLSGTVTVTSLWILVPSSQVDGKSVTCKVEHESFEKPQLLTVNLTIYYPPEVSISGYDNNWYLSQNEATLTCDARSNPEPTGYNWSTTMGPLPPFAVAQGAQLLIRPVDKPINTTFICNVTNALGARQAELTVQVKGNEHASASANGYISYSDVSREASSSQDPQTEGTR; encoded by the exons ATGGCCCGAACCATGGCCGCCGCATGGCCTCCGCTGCTGCTGGCGCTACTGGCGCTGTCCTGGCCACCCCCGGGAACCG GGGACATCGTCGTGCAGGCGCCCACCCAGGTGCCCGGCTTCTTGGGCGACTCCGTGACGCTGCCCTGCTACCTACAGGTGCCCGGCATGGAGGTGACGCACGTGTCACAGCTGACTTGGTCGCGGCATGGTGAATCCGGCAGCATGGCCGTCTTCCACCAAACGCAGGGCCCCAACTATTCGGAGCCCAAACGGCTGGAATTCGTGGCCGCCAGACTGGGCACAGAGCTGCGGGATGCCTCACTGAGGATGTTCGGGTTGCGCGTCGAGGATGAAGGCAACTACACCTGCCTGTTCGTCACGTtcccacagggcagcaggagcgTGGATATCTGGCTCCGAGTGCTTG CCAAGCCCCAGAACACAGCTGAGGTTCAGAAGGTCCAGCTCACTGGAAAGCCGGTGCCCGTGGCCCGCTGCGTCTCCACAGGGGGTCGCCCGCCGGCCCACATCACCTGGCACTCAGACCTGGGCGGGATGCCCAATACCAGCCAGGCGCCAGGGTTCCTGTCTGGCACAGTCACTGTCACCAGCCTCTGGATTTTGGTGCCCTCAAGCCAGGTGGACGGCAAGAGTGTGACCTGCAAGGTGGAGCACGAGAGCTTTGAGAAGCCTCAGCTGCTGACTGTGAACCTCACCATCTACT ACCCCCCAGAGGTATCCATCTCTGGCTATGATAACAACTGGTACCTCAGCCAGAATGAGGCCACCCTGACCTGCGACGCTCGCAGCAACCCAGAGCCCACAGGCTACAACTGGAGCAC GACCATGGGTCCCCTGCCACCCTTCGCTGTGGCCCAGGGCGCCCAGCTCCTGATCCGTCCTGTGGACAAACCAATCAACACAACTTTCATCTGCAACGTCACCAATGCCCTAGGAGCTCGCCAGGCAGAACTGACCGTCCAGGTCAAAG GTAATGAGCATGCCAGCGCCTCGGCTAATGGG TATATCTCCTATTCAGATGTGAGCAGAGAGGCCAGCTCTTCCCAGGATCCACAGACAGAGGGCACAAGGTGA
- the PVR gene encoding poliovirus receptor isoform X1: MARTMAAAWPPLLLALLALSWPPPGTGDIVVQAPTQVPGFLGDSVTLPCYLQVPGMEVTHVSQLTWSRHGESGSMAVFHQTQGPNYSEPKRLEFVAARLGTELRDASLRMFGLRVEDEGNYTCLFVTFPQGSRSVDIWLRVLAKPQNTAEVQKVQLTGKPVPVARCVSTGGRPPAHITWHSDLGGMPNTSQAPGFLSGTVTVTSLWILVPSSQVDGKSVTCKVEHESFEKPQLLTVNLTIYYPPEVSISGYDNNWYLSQNEATLTCDARSNPEPTGYNWSTTMGPLPPFAVAQGAQLLIRPVDKPINTTFICNVTNALGARQAELTVQVKEGPPSEHSGMSSNVIIFLILGIVILLTLLGIGLYFYRSRCSREFLWCHHLSPSSNEHASASANGYISYSDVSREASSSQDPQTEGTR, from the exons ATGGCCCGAACCATGGCCGCCGCATGGCCTCCGCTGCTGCTGGCGCTACTGGCGCTGTCCTGGCCACCCCCGGGAACCG GGGACATCGTCGTGCAGGCGCCCACCCAGGTGCCCGGCTTCTTGGGCGACTCCGTGACGCTGCCCTGCTACCTACAGGTGCCCGGCATGGAGGTGACGCACGTGTCACAGCTGACTTGGTCGCGGCATGGTGAATCCGGCAGCATGGCCGTCTTCCACCAAACGCAGGGCCCCAACTATTCGGAGCCCAAACGGCTGGAATTCGTGGCCGCCAGACTGGGCACAGAGCTGCGGGATGCCTCACTGAGGATGTTCGGGTTGCGCGTCGAGGATGAAGGCAACTACACCTGCCTGTTCGTCACGTtcccacagggcagcaggagcgTGGATATCTGGCTCCGAGTGCTTG CCAAGCCCCAGAACACAGCTGAGGTTCAGAAGGTCCAGCTCACTGGAAAGCCGGTGCCCGTGGCCCGCTGCGTCTCCACAGGGGGTCGCCCGCCGGCCCACATCACCTGGCACTCAGACCTGGGCGGGATGCCCAATACCAGCCAGGCGCCAGGGTTCCTGTCTGGCACAGTCACTGTCACCAGCCTCTGGATTTTGGTGCCCTCAAGCCAGGTGGACGGCAAGAGTGTGACCTGCAAGGTGGAGCACGAGAGCTTTGAGAAGCCTCAGCTGCTGACTGTGAACCTCACCATCTACT ACCCCCCAGAGGTATCCATCTCTGGCTATGATAACAACTGGTACCTCAGCCAGAATGAGGCCACCCTGACCTGCGACGCTCGCAGCAACCCAGAGCCCACAGGCTACAACTGGAGCAC GACCATGGGTCCCCTGCCACCCTTCGCTGTGGCCCAGGGCGCCCAGCTCCTGATCCGTCCTGTGGACAAACCAATCAACACAACTTTCATCTGCAACGTCACCAATGCCCTAGGAGCTCGCCAGGCAGAACTGACCGTCCAGGTCAAAG AAGGACCTCCCAGTGAGCACTCAGGCATGTCCAGTAACGTCATCATCTTCCTGATTCTGGGAATCGTGATTCTTCTGACCCTCCTGGGGATCGGGCTTTATTTCTATCGGTCCAGATGTTCCCGTGAGTTCCTTTGGTGCCATCATCTGTCTCCCTCGA GTAATGAGCATGCCAGCGCCTCGGCTAATGGG TATATCTCCTATTCAGATGTGAGCAGAGAGGCCAGCTCTTCCCAGGATCCACAGACAGAGGGCACAAGGTGA
- the PVR gene encoding poliovirus receptor isoform X3, with translation MARTMAAAWPPLLLALLALSWPPPGTGDIVVQAPTQVPGFLGDSVTLPCYLQVPGMEVTHVSQLTWSRHGESGSMAVFHQTQGPNYSEPKRLEFVAARLGTELRDASLRMFGLRVEDEGNYTCLFVTFPQGSRSVDIWLRVLAKPQNTAEVQKVQLTGKPVPVARCVSTGGRPPAHITWHSDLGGMPNTSQAPGFLSGTVTVTSLWILVPSSQVDGKSVTCKVEHESFEKPQLLTVNLTIYYPPEVSISGYDNNWYLSQNEATLTCDARSNPEPTGYNWSTTMGPLPPFAVAQGAQLLIRPVDKPINTTFICNVTNALGARQAELTVQVKEGPPSEHSGNEHASASANGYISYSDVSREASSSQDPQTEGTR, from the exons ATGGCCCGAACCATGGCCGCCGCATGGCCTCCGCTGCTGCTGGCGCTACTGGCGCTGTCCTGGCCACCCCCGGGAACCG GGGACATCGTCGTGCAGGCGCCCACCCAGGTGCCCGGCTTCTTGGGCGACTCCGTGACGCTGCCCTGCTACCTACAGGTGCCCGGCATGGAGGTGACGCACGTGTCACAGCTGACTTGGTCGCGGCATGGTGAATCCGGCAGCATGGCCGTCTTCCACCAAACGCAGGGCCCCAACTATTCGGAGCCCAAACGGCTGGAATTCGTGGCCGCCAGACTGGGCACAGAGCTGCGGGATGCCTCACTGAGGATGTTCGGGTTGCGCGTCGAGGATGAAGGCAACTACACCTGCCTGTTCGTCACGTtcccacagggcagcaggagcgTGGATATCTGGCTCCGAGTGCTTG CCAAGCCCCAGAACACAGCTGAGGTTCAGAAGGTCCAGCTCACTGGAAAGCCGGTGCCCGTGGCCCGCTGCGTCTCCACAGGGGGTCGCCCGCCGGCCCACATCACCTGGCACTCAGACCTGGGCGGGATGCCCAATACCAGCCAGGCGCCAGGGTTCCTGTCTGGCACAGTCACTGTCACCAGCCTCTGGATTTTGGTGCCCTCAAGCCAGGTGGACGGCAAGAGTGTGACCTGCAAGGTGGAGCACGAGAGCTTTGAGAAGCCTCAGCTGCTGACTGTGAACCTCACCATCTACT ACCCCCCAGAGGTATCCATCTCTGGCTATGATAACAACTGGTACCTCAGCCAGAATGAGGCCACCCTGACCTGCGACGCTCGCAGCAACCCAGAGCCCACAGGCTACAACTGGAGCAC GACCATGGGTCCCCTGCCACCCTTCGCTGTGGCCCAGGGCGCCCAGCTCCTGATCCGTCCTGTGGACAAACCAATCAACACAACTTTCATCTGCAACGTCACCAATGCCCTAGGAGCTCGCCAGGCAGAACTGACCGTCCAGGTCAAAG AAGGACCTCCCAGTGAGCACTCAG GTAATGAGCATGCCAGCGCCTCGGCTAATGGG TATATCTCCTATTCAGATGTGAGCAGAGAGGCCAGCTCTTCCCAGGATCCACAGACAGAGGGCACAAGGTGA